One part of the Oceanihabitans sp. IOP_32 genome encodes these proteins:
- a CDS encoding glycoside hydrolase family 2 TIM barrel-domain containing protein, whose amino-acid sequence MKNIKLLWMMALCFGTSSLQGQTLDPIIENPDVIGINKLAPRATFFPYSNLDLALQNEPSKAENYLSLNGIWQFNYSDTPEVRPADFYKEDFDTSQWDKIKVPANWEVEGFGIPIYVNQTYPFQKGELNPPDIPDGNNPVGSYKRTFEIPNNWDGKAIYIHFGAVKSAFYIWVNGEKVGYSQGSKLPAEFNLTKFVKPGENSIALEVYRWSDGSYLECQDFWRISGIQRDVYLYARPNVQLTDYFAKAGLENNYTDGVFDLAVDLKNSDAKSQNGTISVAITKDNQTVFSANSPYNLTANGNATLKFNKTIPQVKSWSAETPELYQLNILIKDRKGNVLEAISRKLGFRTSEVKGSQYLVNGKPILFKGVNRHEHDPDHGHVVSREDMLRDIKIFKEHNINAVRTAHYPNDPYFYELCDEYGIYVIDEANIESHGMGYALDRTLANNPAWLKAHKDRVERMIERDKNHPSIVIWSLGNEAGNGYNFYESYLLAKRLDETRPTQYERAVHEWNTDLFVPMYDTPAMVEAYAKDERRTKPYVQCEYAHAMGNSMGGFKEYWDLYEKYDKLQGGFIWDFVDQGLRTVKNGREIFAYGGDFGPEGTPSDNNFLNNGLVQPDRRLNPHIFEVKHIHQDVKFYENDLAHGTIDLKNWYFFRDLSNYTLNWEVIANGKVVESGIIEDIVTAPQSIKTVSIPFKKSFEDNMEYFLNVSAVLKSDEPLLKADHILAYEQFELQKGQVAVPKKATASVKHQIKNDIITVSGDDFEILFNQKTGTLTDYNFKNKSLIKSGPEVNFWRAPVDNDYGAGTQNKFKVWKDAPQSAKVIASVKKRSKNELEVTFTRAILDGDAQLVQAYLVDGNGAVKITNHLKALKGEYPNMFKFGNKMILPETYKNMTFYGKGPFEAYADRQHAAKVGLYNQTIEEQYYPYIRPQETGNKKDVRWVILTKEDGSGLQFLSETPFHMSALNFSEDDLHTGDKKLQHHAGELDPRKEVFVNIDGFQQGIGSINSWGRLPLEQYRLPYQDYMYSYWMVPIEK is encoded by the coding sequence ATGAAAAACATTAAATTATTATGGATGATGGCCCTTTGTTTTGGGACTTCCTCTTTACAAGGGCAAACCCTTGATCCTATAATCGAAAATCCAGATGTTATCGGGATTAATAAACTAGCGCCAAGAGCTACTTTTTTTCCTTATTCAAATTTAGATTTAGCACTGCAGAATGAGCCCTCTAAGGCTGAAAATTATTTATCTTTAAATGGTATTTGGCAATTTAATTACAGCGATACACCAGAGGTAAGACCAGCAGATTTTTACAAAGAAGATTTTGATACTTCTCAATGGGACAAAATAAAAGTGCCAGCCAACTGGGAGGTTGAAGGTTTTGGAATACCTATTTACGTAAACCAAACGTATCCGTTTCAAAAAGGCGAGCTAAACCCACCAGATATTCCAGATGGAAATAACCCTGTTGGGTCCTATAAAAGAACTTTTGAAATCCCAAATAATTGGGACGGCAAAGCAATCTACATTCATTTTGGTGCTGTAAAATCGGCATTCTATATTTGGGTTAATGGTGAGAAAGTGGGGTATAGTCAAGGTTCGAAATTACCAGCAGAGTTTAACCTAACCAAATTTGTTAAACCCGGAGAAAATAGTATTGCTCTAGAAGTTTACCGTTGGAGTGATGGCAGTTATTTAGAGTGTCAAGATTTTTGGAGAATTTCTGGAATACAACGCGATGTATATTTATATGCAAGACCAAACGTACAACTAACAGATTATTTTGCAAAAGCTGGTTTAGAAAATAATTATACCGATGGCGTTTTTGATTTAGCCGTAGATCTTAAAAATAGTGATGCTAAAAGTCAAAACGGAACAATTTCGGTAGCTATTACAAAAGACAACCAAACCGTTTTTTCTGCTAATTCACCTTATAATTTAACAGCTAACGGCAACGCAACATTAAAGTTTAATAAAACCATTCCGCAAGTAAAATCTTGGTCGGCCGAGACTCCAGAATTATACCAATTAAATATTCTCATTAAAGATAGAAAAGGTAATGTTTTAGAAGCCATATCTAGAAAATTAGGATTTAGAACTTCTGAAGTAAAAGGAAGTCAATATTTAGTAAACGGAAAACCTATTTTATTTAAAGGAGTAAATAGGCATGAACACGATCCAGATCATGGCCATGTGGTTTCTCGCGAGGATATGCTTCGAGATATCAAAATTTTTAAAGAGCATAATATCAATGCGGTGAGAACTGCGCATTATCCAAACGATCCGTATTTTTACGAATTGTGTGATGAATATGGCATTTATGTTATTGATGAAGCCAACATAGAATCTCATGGCATGGGTTATGCTTTAGACCGAACTTTGGCAAACAATCCAGCTTGGTTAAAAGCTCATAAAGATAGAGTAGAGCGTATGATTGAGCGGGATAAAAATCATCCGTCTATCGTGATTTGGTCCTTAGGAAACGAGGCTGGAAATGGATACAATTTTTACGAATCGTATTTATTAGCTAAAAGATTAGACGAAACCAGACCAACACAATACGAGCGCGCGGTGCACGAATGGAATACCGATTTATTTGTACCTATGTACGATACTCCTGCAATGGTAGAGGCTTATGCTAAAGACGAAAGACGAACAAAACCGTATGTACAGTGTGAGTATGCGCATGCTATGGGAAATAGTATGGGTGGTTTTAAAGAATACTGGGACTTGTATGAGAAATACGATAAATTACAAGGTGGTTTTATTTGGGACTTTGTTGATCAAGGTTTAAGAACGGTTAAAAATGGAAGAGAAATTTTTGCTTACGGAGGCGATTTTGGTCCAGAAGGCACACCAAGTGATAATAATTTTTTAAATAACGGTTTGGTTCAGCCAGATCGACGTTTAAATCCACATATTTTTGAAGTTAAACACATACACCAAGATGTGAAATTTTATGAAAATGATCTTGCCCATGGTACTATTGATTTGAAAAACTGGTATTTCTTTAGAGATTTATCAAACTATACTCTAAACTGGGAAGTCATTGCAAATGGCAAAGTGGTGGAATCTGGAATTATAGAAGATATAGTAACAGCACCACAAAGTATAAAGACGGTGAGTATTCCGTTTAAAAAATCATTTGAAGATAATATGGAGTATTTTTTAAATGTCTCTGCTGTTTTAAAATCAGATGAGCCTTTGTTGAAAGCGGATCATATTTTAGCTTATGAGCAATTTGAACTTCAAAAAGGACAAGTAGCTGTTCCTAAAAAAGCAACGGCTTCTGTAAAGCATCAAATTAAAAACGATATTATAACAGTTTCTGGAGACGATTTTGAGATTTTATTTAATCAGAAAACTGGAACCTTAACAGATTATAACTTCAAAAATAAAAGCTTAATTAAAAGTGGGCCAGAAGTGAATTTTTGGAGAGCACCTGTTGATAATGATTACGGAGCAGGCACTCAAAATAAATTTAAAGTTTGGAAGGATGCACCGCAATCTGCTAAGGTGATTGCTTCGGTAAAAAAACGATCTAAGAACGAACTAGAAGTGACCTTTACCAGAGCTATTTTAGACGGCGATGCCCAATTAGTACAGGCTTATTTGGTAGATGGTAATGGCGCTGTAAAAATTACAAACCATTTAAAAGCGTTAAAAGGAGAGTATCCTAATATGTTTAAATTTGGGAATAAAATGATCTTACCAGAAACGTATAAAAACATGACATTTTATGGTAAAGGTCCTTTTGAGGCTTATGCAGATAGGCAGCATGCTGCTAAAGTAGGTTTGTACAATCAAACTATCGAAGAGCAGTATTACCCATATATACGCCCACAAGAAACGGGAAATAAAAAAGATGTGCGCTGGGTAATATTAACCAAAGAGGATGGTTCTGGTTTGCAGTTTTTAAGCGAAACACCTTTTCATATGTCTGCACTAAATTTTAGTGAAGACGATTTGCATACAGGCGATAAAAAATTGCAACACCACGCCGGAGAGCTCGATCCGCGAAAAGAGGTGTTTGTAAATATTGATGGGTTTCAACAAGGTATTGGAAGTATAAACAGTTGGGGTAGATTGCCCTTAGAGCAATACAGATTGCCATATCAAGACTATATGTATTCTTACTGGATGGTGCCTATTGAAAAGTAA
- a CDS encoding creatininase family protein, whose product MPNKPRPYVLAETNWKTVKTQNYTVAVLPWGATEAHNFHLPYATDNILSEGVAIEAAKIAWAKAAKVVVLPTIPFGVNTGQLEVPLCMNMNPSTQLAVLRDIVDVLNRQNIQKLVIVNGHGGNNFKPIIRELSVEFPDVFVCVLNWWDADNGNDFFHEPGDHAGELETAVTMYLTPHLVLPLNEAGDGASKQFKIKGLKEGWVTAQRQWTMVTEDTGVGNPKKATKDNGARFFNAVSLNIASFLEELHHADLENMYD is encoded by the coding sequence ATGCCTAACAAACCAAGACCTTATGTATTAGCAGAAACCAATTGGAAAACGGTAAAAACACAAAATTATACGGTTGCCGTTTTGCCTTGGGGAGCTACAGAAGCACACAATTTTCATTTACCATACGCCACAGACAATATTTTATCTGAGGGAGTGGCCATTGAGGCCGCAAAAATTGCTTGGGCTAAGGCTGCGAAAGTGGTGGTGTTGCCAACCATTCCTTTTGGTGTAAATACAGGTCAACTTGAAGTGCCCTTGTGTATGAATATGAATCCTAGTACCCAACTGGCAGTTTTAAGAGATATTGTTGATGTTTTAAATCGTCAAAATATCCAGAAACTAGTAATAGTAAATGGTCATGGCGGAAATAATTTTAAACCAATTATTCGGGAACTGTCAGTGGAGTTTCCTGATGTTTTTGTGTGTGTTTTAAACTGGTGGGATGCCGATAACGGCAACGACTTTTTTCACGAACCTGGAGATCACGCAGGTGAGTTAGAAACCGCTGTTACCATGTATTTAACACCGCATTTAGTTTTACCTTTAAATGAAGCTGGTGATGGTGCGTCTAAACAATTCAAGATAAAAGGTTTAAAAGAAGGTTGGGTGACAGCACAGCGTCAATGGACTATGGTTACAGAAGATACCGGTGTTGGGAATCCTAAAAAAGCAACGAAAGACAATGGAGCACGTTTTTTTAACGCTGTAAGTCTCAACATAGCCTCTTTTTTAGAGGAATTGCATCATGCCGATTTAGAAAATATGTACGACTAG
- a CDS encoding GDSL-type esterase/lipase family protein — MKNLIVILFLAFVNIGFSQNYSDHYYKRKAFFENEPNTENEIIFLGNSITEGGDWNALFPDKNVKNRGISGDVTDGILFRLDEVTASHPNKVFLLIGTNDMARGKSMVYVIENTEKIILQIQNQSKDTKIYLQSILPINPHIGKKFSGHKNNHQKIIAANKRLRAVSKKYDVKFINLHKRMRNSKKHLKPEYTYDGLHLSEEGYQKWKKIINKYLK; from the coding sequence ATGAAAAATTTAATTGTAATTCTGTTTTTAGCTTTTGTAAATATCGGGTTTTCACAAAACTATTCAGACCATTATTACAAACGGAAAGCCTTTTTTGAAAATGAACCAAATACCGAAAACGAAATTATATTTTTAGGGAATAGTATTACTGAAGGTGGGGATTGGAACGCCTTGTTTCCTGATAAAAATGTTAAAAATAGAGGCATAAGCGGCGATGTTACAGATGGGATTTTATTCCGATTAGATGAAGTCACCGCATCACATCCTAACAAAGTATTTTTATTAATAGGCACCAATGATATGGCTCGAGGAAAAAGTATGGTTTATGTTATAGAAAACACAGAAAAAATCATTTTACAAATTCAAAATCAATCCAAAGACACCAAAATATATTTGCAAAGTATTCTACCAATAAACCCTCATATTGGTAAGAAGTTTTCCGGACATAAAAACAACCATCAAAAAATTATTGCGGCTAATAAGCGTTTAAGGGCAGTATCAAAAAAATACGATGTAAAATTCATAAACCTTCACAAACGCATGCGCAATAGTAAAAAACACCTAAAACCAGAATATACTTACGATGGCTTACATTTAAGTGAAGAGGGCTATCAAAAATGGAAAAAAATAATTAACAAATACCTAAAGTAG
- a CDS encoding PNGase F N-terminal domain-containing protein, with protein MTSKFLSVTFLLLVSVYAKAQEPINITVFNKQPINFQGKKGTDDEVVRLMNGRLVYKKVTAPTFEEGTDVNIKLTVRSAGDKWDKSGSVFVVKNLEDLSILSVAEKGEAFPKDSYVDNKYAGFIASDTYKPVVELMRFMTPFGVGHYSDNKVKYRRPVYIPSWEKQVVWQHDVTNLESLVTGAFYVGVWIDSWTAEGYDFDLEFNYSNRKQQKVSVVPVLNTIPYVGGQKIPDNFAHNDLETTITLRKDAKNVKLHYITTGHGGHSGGDEFIKIKNSVYFNNALVLDTIPWREDCASFRRFNPTSGVWIKKDSASYIDMKTRSYKIKEIEERIASSDLSRSNWCPGSSVKPMVVDLGDLKAGKHDLRIKIPATPIDKEKLNHWLVSAYITHQ; from the coding sequence ATGACATCAAAATTTCTAAGTGTTACATTCTTGTTACTCGTAAGTGTTTATGCAAAGGCTCAAGAACCCATAAATATCACTGTTTTTAATAAACAGCCAATTAATTTTCAAGGTAAAAAAGGGACTGATGATGAGGTGGTTCGTTTAATGAATGGTCGTTTAGTATATAAAAAAGTAACCGCTCCTACGTTTGAAGAGGGCACAGATGTGAACATAAAATTAACAGTGCGTTCTGCAGGAGATAAATGGGACAAGTCGGGTTCTGTGTTTGTGGTTAAAAATCTTGAGGATTTATCGATACTTTCTGTGGCAGAAAAAGGTGAAGCCTTTCCAAAAGATTCTTATGTCGACAATAAATATGCTGGTTTTATTGCTAGTGATACCTACAAACCTGTGGTTGAGTTAATGCGTTTTATGACACCTTTTGGCGTTGGCCATTACAGCGATAATAAAGTAAAATACAGAAGGCCTGTTTACATACCCAGTTGGGAGAAGCAAGTAGTATGGCAGCATGATGTTACAAACTTAGAAAGTCTGGTTACTGGTGCATTTTATGTTGGGGTTTGGATTGATTCTTGGACGGCAGAAGGTTATGATTTTGATTTAGAATTTAACTATTCCAACAGAAAGCAACAAAAAGTTTCAGTAGTACCAGTATTAAACACCATACCTTATGTTGGTGGACAAAAAATACCAGATAATTTTGCACATAACGATTTAGAAACCACCATAACACTGCGAAAAGATGCAAAAAACGTGAAGTTGCACTATATTACCACAGGTCATGGCGGGCATAGTGGCGGTGATGAATTTATTAAAATTAAGAACAGTGTTTATTTCAATAATGCATTGGTTTTAGATACTATTCCTTGGCGAGAAGATTGTGCTTCGTTTAGAAGATTTAACCCAACTTCAGGAGTTTGGATAAAAAAGGATTCGGCCTCATATATCGATATGAAAACTCGATCGTATAAAATTAAAGAAATTGAAGAGCGCATCGCTTCATCGGATTTATCGCGGTCTAATTGGTGTCCAGGATCATCTGTAAAGCCTATGGTTGTAGATTTGGGGGACCTAAAGGCTGGGAAGCACGATTTAAGAATAAAAATCCCTGCTACACCTATCGATAAGGAGAAATTAAATCACTGGTTGGTTTCTGCGTATATTACTCATCAATAA
- a CDS encoding GH92 family glycosyl hydrolase, with product MNLGAQAPINYVNPFIGTSNYGATNPGAMAPRGMVSVSPFNVAGPQNLPLEKDSQWLSTPYVHENTFLTGFSHVNLSGVGCPDLGVILAMPTTGALKTNHLEYGTAYTNKVSKPGYYSVELSKYNIKTELTASTRVGVSKYTFPKGKSNILINLGLGLTNEEGAMVKIVSPTEVEGVRNVGSFCYYKPEESYPVYFVAKFSKPAEDFGVWKKPRTHDGIEAQWMPYNGKTRIYKNYRKEVIGDSIGSYFSYNFDKPTEVEVKIGVSYVSIENARENLEKETGNLSFKDIYKETASKWNDLLSKIEVEGGSKDDKTIFYTALYHTLIHPNILNDVNGEYPTMGKRETAKTDGTRFTVFSFWDTYRNLHALMSLVYPKQQSNMVKSMLNIYDESGWLPKWELNATETTTMVGDPAGIVLADTYLRGIQDFDIEKAYEAMRKSATQLENNPLRPGIKDYIEKGYLTTKTTNSGSVSTTQEYNISDFALAQLAKKLGKKEDYKLFSKRSVTYRKLFDRTFNLLRPKNDDGSWYAPFDPNKGANFETNLGFIEGNSWQYTFMVAHDTKALMKLMGGKENYVAKLDEVFEINQFDMANEPDIAYPYLYNYAKGYEWKTQERVNALISKYFTNKPAGLPGNDDTGTMSAWLIYSMMGIYPVSPADPMYAITAPRFDKITIHLDNTYYENDVLIIEKLNQKNGKIKQILVNGKIHKNFFINHDELVNGNSLKMILE from the coding sequence ATGAATTTGGGAGCACAAGCACCAATTAATTATGTAAATCCATTTATTGGAACTTCAAATTATGGCGCTACAAATCCAGGAGCTATGGCACCAAGAGGCATGGTTAGTGTTTCGCCATTTAACGTTGCAGGTCCGCAAAATTTGCCGTTGGAAAAAGATAGTCAGTGGTTGTCTACACCCTATGTGCACGAAAACACCTTTTTAACGGGGTTTTCTCATGTGAATTTAAGCGGTGTGGGTTGTCCAGATTTAGGTGTTATTTTGGCCATGCCAACAACCGGAGCTTTAAAAACGAATCATTTAGAATATGGAACAGCATATACAAACAAAGTTTCAAAACCAGGGTATTACAGTGTTGAGCTCTCAAAATACAATATAAAGACCGAACTAACCGCAAGCACTCGAGTAGGAGTGAGCAAGTATACCTTTCCAAAAGGAAAATCTAATATACTTATTAATTTGGGCCTTGGTTTAACAAATGAGGAAGGCGCAATGGTTAAAATCGTGTCTCCAACCGAGGTTGAGGGCGTTCGAAATGTAGGCTCGTTTTGTTACTATAAGCCAGAGGAATCTTATCCTGTTTATTTTGTTGCAAAATTTAGTAAGCCAGCAGAAGATTTTGGGGTTTGGAAAAAACCGAGAACTCACGATGGTATTGAAGCGCAATGGATGCCCTATAACGGAAAAACCCGCATATATAAAAATTATAGAAAAGAAGTTATTGGGGATAGTATAGGGAGTTATTTTTCGTATAATTTTGATAAACCAACCGAGGTTGAAGTAAAAATTGGTGTGTCTTACGTGAGTATTGAAAATGCTAGAGAAAACCTTGAAAAAGAAACCGGAAATTTATCATTTAAAGATATCTATAAAGAAACCGCTTCAAAATGGAACGATTTGCTATCTAAAATAGAAGTAGAAGGTGGTTCTAAAGACGATAAGACTATTTTTTATACGGCGTTGTATCACACATTAATCCATCCCAATATTTTAAATGATGTTAATGGAGAATATCCCACTATGGGAAAACGTGAAACCGCAAAAACGGATGGCACACGTTTTACAGTATTTTCATTTTGGGACACCTATAGAAATTTACATGCATTAATGTCGTTGGTGTATCCTAAACAACAATCGAACATGGTAAAAAGTATGCTTAATATCTACGACGAAAGTGGTTGGTTGCCTAAATGGGAGCTTAATGCTACCGAAACCACAACTATGGTTGGCGATCCTGCTGGTATCGTTTTAGCTGATACCTATTTGCGAGGCATTCAAGATTTTGATATTGAAAAAGCTTACGAAGCCATGCGTAAAAGTGCAACACAGTTAGAAAACAATCCGTTACGACCTGGTATTAAAGACTATATTGAAAAGGGATATCTAACCACTAAAACAACCAATAGCGGTTCGGTTTCTACCACGCAAGAATACAATATAAGCGATTTCGCATTGGCACAATTAGCAAAAAAATTAGGTAAAAAGGAAGATTATAAATTGTTTTCTAAACGCTCTGTAACCTACCGAAAGCTTTTTGATAGAACCTTTAATTTGTTGCGTCCAAAAAATGACGACGGTTCTTGGTACGCGCCTTTTGACCCAAATAAAGGTGCTAATTTTGAAACCAACTTGGGTTTTATTGAAGGTAATTCTTGGCAATATACATTTATGGTGGCTCACGATACCAAAGCCCTAATGAAATTAATGGGAGGTAAAGAAAACTACGTTGCTAAATTGGATGAAGTTTTTGAAATCAATCAATTTGATATGGCTAACGAGCCCGATATTGCTTATCCGTATTTATACAATTATGCAAAAGGTTACGAATGGAAAACACAAGAGCGTGTTAACGCACTAATAAGTAAATACTTTACCAACAAACCTGCGGGTTTACCAGGAAACGACGATACGGGTACTATGTCTGCCTGGTTAATTTATAGTATGATGGGTATATATCCTGTTTCACCAGCAGATCCCATGTACGCCATTACAGCACCCAGATTCGATAAAATTACGATACATCTAGATAATACATATTATGAGAATGATGTCTTGATTATCGAGAAATTAAACCAGAAAAACGGAAAAATCAAACAGATATTAGTAAACGGAAAAATACACAAAAACTTTTTTATCAACCATGATGAATTGGTGAATGGTAATAGCTTAAAAATGATTTTAGAATAA
- a CDS encoding alpha-L-fucosidase — translation MRCLKLTGVLFFLFVNQIFAQEKLTKADRLTWFQNAKLGVFIHWGYYGVNGIGESWSLYHKRISYDDYMAQGEKFTAKNYKPEAWAKLFKKIGARYAVLTTKHHDGVALWDTKYSQLNVLEKTPAKRDLVAPFVKALRKENLKVGLYYSLIDWSHPDYEVVFPRPDTRNNFPQKQQDQLTPWQRFIKFNNGQMKELSTNFNPDLWWFDGDWEKTSEQWRAEALKDTLLAWNPSVIVNSRLKTHGDYSTPEQGVPIVRPEGAWEFCMTMNDNWGYFPSDTNYKPISQIIRTFVEVIASGGNLLLNIGPKPDGSIATEQLERLEALGDWIKKHETAVFSTKAGLPYGHFYGPTLLSKDDTKIYLALFDTPKDYISLKGLQNKIKSIKVVGTNEELDFERNGGAAWNNIPGILRIEVPLEKHLDENVTIIEVELEDALLLYRGHGNAVELNK, via the coding sequence ATGAGGTGTTTAAAATTAACAGGCGTGTTGTTTTTCTTGTTTGTGAATCAGATTTTTGCGCAAGAAAAATTAACTAAAGCAGACCGATTAACTTGGTTTCAAAACGCTAAATTAGGGGTGTTTATCCATTGGGGATATTATGGCGTAAATGGGATTGGTGAATCTTGGTCTCTGTACCATAAACGTATTTCTTATGATGATTATATGGCGCAAGGCGAAAAATTTACCGCTAAAAACTATAAGCCAGAAGCTTGGGCAAAACTATTCAAAAAAATAGGGGCCCGTTACGCGGTTTTAACAACCAAACATCATGATGGTGTGGCCTTGTGGGATACAAAATACAGCCAATTAAATGTGCTAGAAAAAACACCTGCAAAGCGCGATTTAGTCGCGCCTTTTGTCAAAGCATTAAGGAAAGAGAACTTAAAAGTTGGTTTATATTATTCTTTAATCGACTGGTCGCATCCAGATTACGAGGTGGTTTTTCCACGTCCAGACACTCGAAACAATTTTCCGCAAAAGCAACAAGACCAATTAACGCCTTGGCAACGTTTTATCAAATTTAATAACGGTCAAATGAAAGAGTTAAGTACCAATTTTAATCCAGATTTATGGTGGTTCGATGGCGATTGGGAAAAAACTAGCGAACAATGGCGCGCAGAAGCTTTAAAAGACACTTTGTTAGCTTGGAATCCCTCAGTTATAGTAAACTCGAGATTAAAAACACATGGCGATTACAGTACACCAGAGCAAGGGGTTCCTATAGTTAGACCAGAAGGTGCCTGGGAGTTTTGTATGACCATGAACGATAATTGGGGTTATTTCCCATCAGACACCAATTACAAACCTATATCTCAAATTATCAGAACTTTTGTTGAGGTAATTGCTTCTGGTGGTAATTTATTGCTCAATATTGGTCCAAAACCAGACGGCAGTATTGCAACAGAACAATTAGAAAGATTGGAAGCCTTGGGAGATTGGATTAAAAAGCACGAAACTGCCGTTTTTAGTACGAAAGCGGGTTTGCCTTATGGTCATTTTTACGGACCAACATTGTTAAGTAAAGACGATACTAAAATTTACTTGGCTTTGTTTGATACCCCCAAGGATTATATTTCTTTAAAAGGTCTTCAGAATAAAATAAAATCGATTAAAGTAGTTGGTACCAATGAAGAATTGGATTTTGAAAGAAATGGTGGTGCCGCTTGGAATAATATTCCTGGAATTTTAAGAATTGAAGTGCCTTTAGAAAAGCATTTAGATGAAAATGTCACGATTATAGAAGTCGAATTGGAAGATGCTCTGTTATTATACAGAGGTCATGGCAACGCTGTAGAATTGAATAAATAA